The following are encoded together in the Tripterygium wilfordii isolate XIE 37 chromosome 18, ASM1340144v1, whole genome shotgun sequence genome:
- the LOC119984237 gene encoding soluble inorganic pyrophosphatase 1-like, whose protein sequence is MTDETKENAEQQNRPAPRLNSRILSSLSRRSVAAHPWHDLEIGPGAPMIINVVVEITKGSKVKYELDKKTGLIKVDRVLYSSVVYPHNYGFIPRTLCEDNDPLDVLVLMQEPVLPGCFLRARAIGLMPMIDQGEKDDKIIAVCADDPEYKHFTDIKELAPHRLTEIRRFFEDYKKNENKEVAVNDFLPSTTALEAIQYSMDLYAEYILHTLRR, encoded by the exons ATGACTGATGAAACAAAAGAGAATGCGGAACAACAAAACCGCCCTGCTCCCCGTCTGAATTCAAGAATCCTCTCATCTTTGTCAAGGAGATCTGTGGCTGCACATCCTTGGCATGATCTTGAGATTG GACCTGGAGCTCCCATGATCATCAATGTT GTTGTGGAGATCACCAAAGGAAGTAAAGTAAAATATGAACTCGACAAGAAGACAGGACTGATTAAG GTTGATCGGGTTCTTTATTCATCAGTGGTTTATCCTCATAACTATGGCTTCATCCCCCGCACTTTATGTGAAGAcaatgatccattggatgttcTGGTTCTCATGCAG GAACCGGTCTTGCCTGGTTGTTTTCTCCGAGCAAGGGCCATTGGACTAATGCCCATGATTGACCAG GGAGAGAAAGATGATAAGATCATTGCTGTCTGTGCTGATGATCCAGAGTATAAACACTTCACTGACATTAAGGAACTTGCCCCTCACCGGCTAACTGAGATTCGTCGTTTCTTTGAAGACT ACAAGAAAAATGAGAACAAGGAGGTTGCAGTTAATGATTTTTTGCCTTCAACAACTGCATTGGAAGCTATTCAATACTCCAT GGACCTTTATGCTGAGTACATCCTGCACACCCTGAGGAGATAA
- the LOC119984236 gene encoding pentatricopeptide repeat-containing protein At2g06000-like, with the protein MTFLFSKSLLSRFRASTIAIAHFHAQAFGGSRSFGDSWFVKVVCTLIVHLHPLDSCLDYLSKNLSPSIAFEVIKQLNNPKAGLEFLELTRDKLNLNHLSGTYNLLMKSLCHMGLHDSAKVVFDYMRGDGHMPESYIVGFLVSSCVQAGNFDTAKVFLAEVQHDNVGIGSFEFNNLLSMLVKRNQVSEAVWLFKEYLRLQFRPDTCTFNILIGGLCKVGKVDNAFEFYNDMESFGFSPDIVTYNSLIKGLCRKDKVDRGHDLLKEVQLRNGISPDVKTYTSVIQGYCNSHKMEEASLLFDEMIRSGVRPNEITFNVLVDGFGKIGDMLSAESTYENMRFFGSIPDVYTFTSLIDGYCRNGQVNQGLKLWDMMNAKKISPSLHTYDILIKALCKENRLHEARDFLRQLKVRDIVPKPFVYNPVIDGFCKAGNVDEANMIVAEMEEKRCNPDKFTFTILIIGHCMKGRMFDAISIFKKMSAVGCAPDKIIVSSLVSFLLKAGMPDEASRIVQTASVDLNLCFSSLKRTIPLGTNANIPVAA; encoded by the coding sequence ATGACATTTCTATTCTCAAAGAGCCTTCTTTCAAGGTTTCGAGCCTCCACGATTGCCATTGCCCATTTTCATGCTCAAGCCTTCGGAGGATCTCGCTCTTTTGGTGATTCTTGGTTCGTTAAAGTTGTGTGCACTCTCATTGTTCATCTGCATCCTCTGGATAGCTGTTTGGATTACTTGAGTAAGAACTTGTCTCCTTCTATTGCATTTGAGGTTATAAAGCAGCTAAACAATCCCAAAGCGGGTTTAGAATTCTTGGAGTTAACCAGAGACAAATTGAATCTCAACCATTTGTCTGGGACTTACAATTTGCTAATGAAGTCCCTGTGTCATATGGGTCTCCACGATTCAGCAAAAGTTGTTTTTGATTACATGAGGGGTGATGGGCATATGCCCGAAAGTTATATTGTAGGATTTTTGGTGTCATCATGTGTGCAAGCTGGCAATTTTGATACTGCTAAGGTTTTTCTTGCTGAGGTTCAGCATGATAATGTTGGTATTGGTTCATTTGAGTTTAACAACTTGTTGAGTATGTTGGTTAAGAGGAATCAAGTTAGTGAGGCAGTTTGGTTGTTTAAagaatatttgagattgcaatTTCGTCCAGATACTTGTACTTTCAATATATTAATCGGAGGTCTGTGCAAAGTTGGCAAAGTTGataatgcttttgaattttaCAATGATATGGAGAGTTTTGGTTTTTCTCCTGATATTGTTACGTATAACTCACTTATTAAAGGACTGTGTAGAAAGGATAAGGTAGATAGAGGACATGACTTACTGAAGGAAGTTCAATTGAGAAATGGTATTTCACCAGATGTCAAGACCTATACGTCAGTCATTCAAGGTTACTGTAATTCGCATAAGATGGAAGAGGCCTCGCTTCTTTTTGATGAGATGATAAGAAGTGGAGTTAGGCCCAATGAAATAACTTTTAATGTACTTGTTGATGGATTTGGTAAGATTGGGGACATGCTTTCCGCAGAATCTACATATGAGAATATGCGCTTTTTTGGGTCAATTCCTGATGTTTATACCTTCACTTCCTTGATCGATGGTTATTGTCGAAATGGACAGGTGAACCAGGGTTTGAAGCTGTGGGATATGATGaatgcaaaaaaaatttcgCCAAGTCTTCATACCTATGATATACTTATTAAAGCACTGTGCAAGGAGAATAGACTACATGAGGCTCGTGATTTTTTGAGGCAGTTAAAGGTTAGGGATATTGTTCCAAAACCTTTTGTTTACAACCCCGTAATTGATGGGTTTTGCAAGGCTGGCAATGTAGATGAGGCAAATATGATTGTCGCGGAGATGGAGGAGAAGAGATGCAACCCAGATAAGTTCACGTTTACCATTCTTATTATTGGGCACTGTATGAAAGGTAGAATGTTTGATGCTATTAGCATTTTTAAGAAGATGTCGGCAGTTGGTTGTGCCCCAGATAAGATT